A window of the Paenibacillus woosongensis genome harbors these coding sequences:
- a CDS encoding polysaccharide deacetylase family protein — protein MSVQVYQVKLLELHSVHKELDQSYLRVKLTSDQELELLWHIDEETAESLLAVLEPEGVYKYRLSFHSSWNSVKNQYESFLTKTYRDQSERVYFSCSEAYVSGLNAIKNNDPVSEIQTRSAGFEASPPQESQAAKEVRQPKLQRRLTWAAVALLSLVFTVLLGSSMPTFIYKAASGEVANASFGESEVNRNFAGYVAGHRAVTVSAQFRASSNSEPRQPLQESVQPTLPTVALEEAVTFNLPKGKVALTFDDGPSKYTKAITDILTEHEVGGSFFFIGKNVKKYPESVQYAKSSGYTVGSHSMNHLELPKLSSDKQKYEITHPNELIQKITNEPVVLFRPPYGAHNDSITDIVRGIDNKMVLWNVDTKDWESRDAEKIYNSVAKAKVNGSIILLHESQATVDALPRIIQFLKEQNLELVNLQ, from the coding sequence ATGTCCGTGCAAGTCTATCAGGTGAAGCTGCTAGAGCTTCATTCCGTCCATAAAGAGCTAGATCAATCCTATTTGCGAGTCAAGTTGACCTCTGATCAGGAATTAGAGCTGCTGTGGCATATCGACGAGGAAACAGCGGAAAGCCTGCTGGCCGTCCTGGAACCGGAAGGGGTCTACAAATATAGATTATCCTTCCATAGCTCTTGGAATTCCGTCAAAAACCAATACGAAAGCTTCCTGACCAAAACCTACCGCGATCAAAGCGAGAGAGTCTATTTCTCCTGCTCGGAAGCCTATGTAAGCGGATTAAACGCGATCAAGAACAATGATCCCGTCAGCGAAATCCAAACCCGGTCAGCTGGATTCGAGGCGTCGCCTCCACAGGAGTCCCAAGCAGCGAAGGAAGTCCGTCAGCCTAAGCTCCAGCGCAGGCTAACCTGGGCGGCAGTGGCGTTATTGAGCCTGGTTTTCACGGTTCTGCTGGGATCTTCTATGCCAACCTTTATCTATAAGGCAGCCAGCGGTGAAGTGGCGAACGCAAGTTTCGGCGAGAGCGAAGTCAACAGAAATTTCGCCGGATACGTGGCAGGCCATAGAGCTGTTACCGTTAGCGCACAATTTAGAGCCAGCTCCAACAGCGAACCGAGACAACCTCTACAGGAGTCCGTTCAACCAACTTTACCGACCGTAGCCCTGGAGGAAGCCGTTACCTTCAACCTTCCTAAAGGCAAGGTGGCGCTGACCTTTGACGACGGCCCCTCGAAGTATACTAAGGCGATTACGGATATCCTGACGGAGCATGAAGTTGGGGGCAGCTTCTTTTTTATCGGGAAAAACGTTAAGAAGTACCCTGAATCGGTGCAATACGCAAAATCAAGCGGGTACACAGTTGGCAGCCATAGCATGAATCATTTGGAATTGCCCAAGCTGTCTAGCGATAAACAAAAATATGAAATCACGCATCCCAATGAGCTGATTCAGAAAATCACCAACGAGCCTGTCGTGCTGTTCCGGCCTCCTTACGGAGCCCACAATGATTCGATCACCGACATCGTACGTGGAATCGATAACAAGATGGTGCTATGGAACGTCGATACCAAGGACTGGGAAAGCCGGGATGCCGAGAAAATTTACAATTCCGTGGCAAAGGCCAAAGTTAACGGATCGATTATTCTTCTCCATGAGTCCCAGGCCACGGTTGACGCTTTGCCGCGAATCATTCAGTTCCTGAAGGAACAGAACCTGGAGCTTGTCAATTTGCAATAA
- a CDS encoding aldo/keto reductase, with product MKYATIPHTELHASRICFGTATIGGAIGEADSFALMDAYCGLGGNFIDTASVYSDWESEVKSVSEKTIGKWLKSRGNRDKIILATKGGHPPFDNLLASRLSPEDISLDLEKSLTHLGTDVIDLYWLHRDDPSRPVEEIIDSLHAHVQAGRIRYYACSNWTTERIEAARQYAVSTGKQPFVANQMQWSLAEVNPGSVADPTTVQMDGQMLDYHIKTGLAAIPYTSQAQGFFSGKFRPEDRSKPSVAAMFYNEANFARLNRVQELAGQLGRSGTEIALAYLTSQPFATFPIVGCRTRQQLEESISAGDLQLDAGTVRYLHGGE from the coding sequence ATGAAATATGCAACAATACCGCATACCGAGCTGCATGCTTCCCGGATATGCTTCGGAACGGCAACGATCGGCGGTGCGATTGGCGAGGCCGATTCTTTTGCTCTGATGGACGCTTATTGCGGCCTCGGGGGTAATTTCATTGACACGGCGAGCGTGTACTCCGATTGGGAAAGCGAAGTAAAGAGCGTGAGCGAGAAGACGATTGGCAAATGGCTGAAGAGCAGGGGAAACCGGGACAAGATTATCCTTGCGACCAAGGGAGGGCATCCGCCTTTCGACAATCTCTTGGCAAGCAGGCTCTCGCCAGAAGATATTTCGTTGGATTTGGAGAAGAGCTTGACCCATCTGGGAACCGATGTGATCGATTTATATTGGCTGCATCGCGATGATCCCTCCCGCCCGGTTGAGGAAATTATCGATTCCCTGCATGCGCACGTTCAGGCGGGGCGCATTCGTTACTATGCTTGCTCCAATTGGACGACCGAGCGCATCGAGGCGGCTAGGCAGTATGCTGTCTCTACAGGAAAACAGCCCTTTGTAGCCAATCAGATGCAGTGGAGCTTGGCTGAGGTGAACCCGGGGAGCGTGGCGGATCCAACCACTGTCCAGATGGACGGGCAGATGCTGGATTATCATATCAAGACAGGGCTTGCGGCTATCCCGTATACGTCTCAGGCACAGGGATTTTTCAGCGGAAAATTCCGTCCTGAGGATCGTTCCAAGCCCAGTGTTGCCGCCATGTTCTACAATGAGGCCAACTTTGCGCGGCTGAACAGGGTTCAGGAGCTTGCGGGGCAGCTTGGCCGCTCTGGAACCGAAATAGCGCTTGCGTATTTGACGTCGCAGCCGTTTGCCACGTTTCCGATTGTCGGCTGCCGCACCAGGCAGCAGCTGGAGGAGAGCATAAGCGCAGGCGATCTTCAGCTCGATGCGGGTACGGTTCGTTATTTGCACGGCGGGGAGTAA
- a CDS encoding ThuA domain-containing protein, with product MKRILVVVGDYYHDGELARQSWERAIEPFTSKAQAQVTYAGVGQLEQELVKSPDLVVLFAGNYIDPEAEQVRYWMTEQAAGQIEKYVASGGAWLAWHSGLASYPEDGEYVRMLRGRFLMHPEPSVVTYTPLAGTELGDLGEAFSFLDEHYFVDCKEEETNIFMRSSSKDGEAVAGWYHSYGSGRVGCITPAHLSDGLLMPWFIKVMRSLVTWCAKL from the coding sequence ATGAAGCGTATACTCGTAGTCGTTGGCGATTATTATCATGATGGAGAACTGGCCAGGCAATCTTGGGAGCGGGCTATCGAGCCTTTTACGAGCAAGGCTCAAGCTCAGGTCACATATGCGGGTGTCGGGCAGTTGGAGCAAGAATTGGTCAAATCGCCCGATTTAGTTGTTTTGTTTGCCGGGAATTACATCGATCCGGAAGCGGAGCAGGTAAGGTACTGGATGACAGAACAGGCGGCCGGGCAGATCGAGAAATATGTGGCCAGCGGGGGAGCATGGCTGGCATGGCATTCGGGACTGGCATCTTATCCGGAAGACGGGGAATATGTGAGAATGCTTCGCGGCCGCTTCCTTATGCATCCAGAGCCCAGCGTTGTGACTTATACGCCGCTGGCCGGAACGGAGCTGGGCGACTTAGGAGAAGCTTTCAGCTTCCTGGACGAGCATTATTTTGTCGACTGTAAGGAGGAAGAGACGAATATATTTATGCGCTCGTCCTCCAAGGACGGGGAAGCCGTGGCCGGCTGGTATCACAGCTACGGGTCTGGCCGTGTCGGCTGCATCACGCCGGCTCATTTATCCGATGGCCTGCTGATGCCGTGGTTTATTAAGGTGATGAGAAGCCTGGTTACCTGGTGCGCCAAGCTCTGA
- a CDS encoding SDR family NAD(P)-dependent oxidoreductase, with amino-acid sequence MNILITGASKGLGFSTVSEALKGGHHVIAGVRNLQQSHEQFEAMRQEHPGQLELIQLDVNVESEIIAAKNAVERQGGTVDVLINNAGILIARDKKLEQLDMAEVERSMMTNLYGPMKMVKHFLPLLRRSERPCIINISSEAGCFTAAYGRDYPYALSKSALSFFSAQLRKELAPQGFAVYNVHPGWIRTPMGGEQAPGDPGDTAIGLLNLAERKVVPAQESWMITHKGEPMPY; translated from the coding sequence ATGAATATTCTAATTACGGGCGCGAGCAAAGGGCTGGGTTTCTCTACGGTCAGCGAAGCGCTTAAAGGCGGGCATCATGTCATTGCGGGTGTTCGGAATTTGCAGCAGAGCCATGAGCAGTTCGAGGCCATGCGGCAGGAGCATCCTGGACAGCTGGAGCTGATTCAGCTGGACGTGAATGTAGAAAGCGAAATTATTGCAGCGAAGAACGCCGTTGAACGACAAGGGGGCACGGTGGATGTGCTGATTAACAATGCGGGAATTCTTATCGCCCGCGATAAGAAGCTGGAGCAGCTCGATATGGCAGAGGTGGAGCGCTCGATGATGACTAATCTTTACGGGCCGATGAAAATGGTCAAGCACTTCCTGCCGCTGCTTCGCCGCAGTGAGAGGCCTTGCATTATCAATATCAGCTCGGAGGCGGGATGCTTTACGGCGGCGTATGGCCGGGATTACCCGTATGCGCTGTCCAAGAGCGCGCTGTCGTTCTTCTCGGCGCAGCTGCGCAAGGAGCTTGCGCCTCAAGGCTTCGCCGTGTATAACGTCCACCCGGGGTGGATTCGAACGCCGATGGGGGGAGAGCAAGCGCCAGGAGATCCTGGGGATACGGCCATTGGCCTGCTGAATCTGGCCGAGAGGAAGGTTGTGCCTGCGCAAGAGAGCTGGATGATTACTCATAAAGGAGAGCCTATGCCGTATTAA
- a CDS encoding VOC family protein, whose translation MEKGFLGTNVITQIGIIVRDIDKVSQSYADFFGIEKPRWFWTDTVDVARTEFKGASSEARAKLAFLDCGQLQVELIEPDEHPSTWREFLDEQGEGVHHIAFVIKGMKEKIAVLEANQMPLIQRGEYTGGRYAYMDTFKELKVMVELLENDN comes from the coding sequence ATGGAAAAAGGATTTTTAGGAACCAACGTCATTACGCAAATCGGAATCATTGTACGCGACATCGACAAAGTATCCCAGAGTTATGCGGATTTCTTCGGAATAGAGAAGCCGAGGTGGTTCTGGACGGACACTGTAGATGTCGCTCGAACCGAATTTAAGGGAGCGTCTTCGGAGGCCCGCGCCAAGCTCGCTTTTCTCGATTGCGGGCAGCTGCAGGTGGAGCTGATTGAACCGGACGAGCATCCTTCAACGTGGCGGGAGTTCCTGGACGAGCAGGGCGAAGGGGTACACCATATCGCCTTTGTCATCAAAGGGATGAAGGAGAAGATCGCGGTCTTGGAGGCGAATCAGATGCCGCTGATTCAGAGAGGCGAGTACACGGGCGGCCGTTACGCGTATATGGATACGTTCAAGGAATTGAAGGTGATGGTGGAACTGCTTGAGAACGATAACTGA
- a CDS encoding LacI family DNA-binding transcriptional regulator, translating to MRKNEINSIEIARIAGVSRSTVSRVINNYPNVPQATRDKVMQVIEQYKYSPNFSARIMSGMKTRTIGLFLISPEEVFHDSLTNSLITGFIESASNKGYYVLTHIIRNTRDSQVLRKVKETFYQQRIDGGVFIGAANHEPLIEELIAEGYVVGIIDQHIEGRNEPNRVICNFGNDQGMKQGVDYLASLNHRRIGFIAGDPLRCSGPERLEGFKAAMRSHGLAVNPEWIIPADFSEKSGYNSVKQWLGHVKELPTAIFACNDSVAFGALAALQEAGLSVPEDISLMGFDDHLLSSRIQPALTSIHVDFAEMVDTLASRLIKTIEEPDKEFKKYVGTTELVIRESCRAI from the coding sequence ATGAGAAAGAATGAAATCAATAGTATTGAAATCGCCCGGATTGCAGGCGTGTCCCGAAGTACGGTAAGCAGGGTCATCAACAATTACCCGAATGTGCCGCAGGCAACGCGCGATAAGGTGATGCAGGTCATCGAGCAGTACAAGTATTCCCCGAATTTTTCGGCACGGATTATGTCCGGGATGAAGACTCGCACCATTGGTCTGTTTCTGATTTCGCCGGAAGAAGTATTTCATGATTCGCTCACGAACTCATTAATAACCGGCTTTATTGAAAGCGCATCCAACAAGGGTTATTATGTGCTAACCCATATTATAAGAAACACGAGGGACAGCCAGGTGCTGCGCAAAGTCAAGGAAACCTTCTACCAGCAGCGGATCGACGGAGGGGTCTTCATCGGGGCTGCGAATCATGAACCGTTGATTGAAGAGCTTATTGCCGAGGGTTATGTGGTCGGCATCATTGACCAGCATATCGAAGGGCGGAATGAGCCCAATCGGGTGATATGCAATTTCGGCAATGATCAGGGCATGAAGCAAGGCGTCGATTATCTTGCAAGCCTGAACCACCGCAGGATCGGGTTCATTGCCGGAGACCCGCTGCGCTGCTCGGGGCCCGAGAGGCTGGAGGGATTCAAGGCTGCTATGCGTTCTCACGGGCTTGCGGTGAACCCAGAGTGGATCATACCGGCTGATTTTAGTGAGAAAAGCGGATATAACTCCGTGAAGCAATGGTTAGGCCATGTGAAAGAGCTGCCTACAGCGATATTTGCCTGTAACGACAGTGTCGCCTTTGGCGCTTTGGCGGCCTTGCAGGAGGCTGGTCTCAGCGTACCGGAGGATATATCCTTAATGGGCTTTGATGATCACCTGCTCAGCTCGCGGATTCAGCCGGCACTCACGTCGATTCATGTTGATTTTGCCGAAATGGTGGATACGCTGGCCAGCAGGCTCATCAAGACGATCGAAGAGCCGGATAAGGAATTCAAGAAATATGTGGGCACGACGGAATTGGTCATTAGGGAATCCTGTAGGGCGATCTAA
- a CDS encoding glycoside hydrolase family 9 protein has product MHMEEQGSIAVNQLGYRSTDAKIAMITGEAGRFRLVDHASGAVVWQGDTMPAVDDQASGIKVSRGDFSVWSQPGTYRIEAGEGHSSYPFVISDAVYEEAHQALLKAFYFFRCGMELEEKYAGPWKHAACHLTPALVYGEEPRRIDAWGGWHDAGDYGKYVVPGAKAVADLLLAYECYPQAFEGALPLPESDGVMPDVLHECRYELEWLLRMQDGESGGAYHKLTTLQFPGPAVMPEADTAELYISPISATATGCFAGVMAMAARVYAPHDAAFATSCLKAAEQAWAWLERHPEYPGFRNPAEVFTGEYGDEQDLDERYWAAAELYRTTGEARYHEAFRGFAGQDAFDKYELGWADMGGYGTISYLLSERENEPQLAARLLAGLQQRADELAAVSREDGFGISLRPEQYIWGSNMLVMNHAMLLLIADRLLGSQTYERCALEHVHYLFGANVVGISYVTGLGSRPILHPHHRPSEGDGVEAPVPGLVSGGPNYGKQDEYAREHLADKAPAASFADVMESYATNEVTIYWNSPAVFVLSHFA; this is encoded by the coding sequence ATGCACATGGAGGAGCAAGGCAGCATAGCTGTGAATCAGCTAGGCTACCGCAGCACAGACGCAAAGATTGCCATGATTACAGGAGAAGCAGGCCGCTTTCGGCTTGTCGATCATGCCAGCGGCGCAGTGGTTTGGCAGGGGGACACGATGCCTGCGGTTGACGATCAGGCTAGCGGAATTAAGGTGAGCCGGGGCGATTTCTCCGTCTGGAGTCAGCCGGGCACGTATCGGATTGAGGCAGGAGAGGGGCACAGCTCGTACCCGTTTGTAATCTCGGACGCCGTTTATGAGGAAGCTCATCAGGCACTTTTGAAAGCGTTCTATTTCTTTCGCTGCGGCATGGAGCTGGAAGAGAAATATGCAGGTCCGTGGAAGCATGCGGCATGTCACCTCACGCCTGCCCTTGTTTATGGGGAGGAGCCACGGAGAATTGACGCCTGGGGAGGGTGGCATGATGCCGGGGATTATGGCAAATACGTGGTGCCTGGCGCTAAAGCGGTAGCGGATCTGCTGCTAGCTTATGAATGCTATCCCCAGGCCTTTGAAGGGGCCCTGCCGCTGCCGGAGAGCGATGGCGTTATGCCGGATGTATTGCACGAATGCCGGTATGAGCTGGAATGGCTGCTTCGCATGCAGGACGGTGAGAGCGGCGGCGCCTATCATAAACTCACGACCTTGCAGTTTCCGGGCCCGGCTGTCATGCCGGAGGCAGATACGGCGGAGCTGTACATATCGCCGATATCCGCCACGGCGACTGGATGCTTTGCCGGCGTTATGGCCATGGCGGCGCGGGTTTACGCTCCCCATGACGCCGCCTTCGCCACATCCTGCCTCAAGGCCGCAGAGCAGGCCTGGGCATGGCTGGAGCGCCATCCCGAATATCCAGGGTTCCGCAATCCGGCCGAGGTCTTCACCGGAGAGTATGGCGACGAGCAGGATCTGGATGAACGCTACTGGGCAGCGGCCGAATTGTACCGCACTACCGGAGAGGCGCGTTATCATGAGGCCTTCCGGGGCTTTGCCGGACAGGATGCGTTTGATAAATACGAGCTGGGCTGGGCAGACATGGGCGGATACGGCACGATTTCCTATCTGTTGTCGGAGCGGGAGAATGAGCCCCAATTAGCGGCTCGTCTATTGGCTGGTTTGCAGCAGCGGGCCGATGAGCTTGCGGCGGTAAGCCGCGAAGACGGGTTCGGTATTTCGCTTAGACCGGAGCAGTATATTTGGGGCAGCAACATGCTGGTAATGAATCATGCCATGCTGCTGCTAATCGCGGACCGCTTGTTAGGCTCTCAAACGTATGAGCGCTGCGCGCTAGAGCACGTTCATTACTTGTTTGGAGCTAATGTGGTGGGCATAAGCTATGTTACCGGACTTGGCAGCCGGCCGATCCTGCATCCGCATCATCGTCCTTCCGAAGGAGACGGCGTCGAAGCGCCTGTTCCCGGGTTAGTGTCGGGCGGCCCAAACTATGGCAAGCAGGATGAGTATGCACGCGAGCATTTGGCGGACAAAGCGCCGGCCGCCTCCTTTGCCGATGTCATGGAGAGCTATGCTACCAATGAGGTTACGATCTATTGGAATTCTCCTGCAGTATTCGTATTGTCCCATTTTGCATAA
- a CDS encoding amino acid permease, with the protein MSQERVQANEHELEQGTLHKKLRPRHITFMAMGGVIGTGIFKGSYETISIAGPGIVISYILAGLLLLIVMGAIAEMAMVYPNRNMKDFIREAFGERLSFIIGWLYCFMWLTVCVIEVLAAGSFLQYWLPDAPLWLLTLGCAALVLGINMLSVSGFGEAEFWLAGIKIGIIIVFIVLGVLFLSGVWSVEGTGGLHNLVDYGGFLPNGWTAIIAALLVVMFSYGGSELIGLTLTETQDVDKVLPKVVKSFILRVILFYTLPILVICSLIPWNQLNSESSPFVQVLASTGMQGSAHVMNFILVTAVLSAANSGIYGATRMLYSMAASGEASPYLARTTKRGVPMNSLKLCAAVLIGGAILAYLFQDGLFRFLMAVPGFVVLLVWISICLSQLKLRRSYPVQPSFRVWGFPYITILAVVSLTVIAVLFLFDRQNMLSIGVCLVFLLFLYLWSLVKFKGHGGR; encoded by the coding sequence ATGTCGCAGGAGAGGGTACAAGCTAACGAGCATGAACTGGAACAGGGGACACTGCACAAGAAACTGCGGCCTCGTCATATTACTTTTATGGCCATGGGCGGCGTTATCGGCACGGGAATATTCAAGGGAAGCTACGAGACGATCAGTATAGCGGGTCCGGGCATCGTCATTTCATATATTTTGGCAGGATTGCTGCTGCTCATCGTGATGGGAGCCATTGCTGAAATGGCGATGGTGTATCCAAACCGCAATATGAAGGACTTTATTCGGGAGGCGTTCGGTGAGCGGCTGTCATTTATTATTGGCTGGCTCTACTGCTTCATGTGGCTGACGGTATGTGTGATAGAGGTGCTTGCCGCAGGCAGCTTCTTGCAATACTGGCTTCCGGATGCCCCGTTATGGCTGTTAACCTTGGGGTGCGCGGCACTGGTTCTGGGGATAAATATGCTGAGCGTCAGCGGTTTTGGGGAAGCAGAGTTTTGGCTGGCAGGCATTAAGATTGGCATAATCATAGTATTTATTGTGCTGGGCGTATTATTTTTGTCCGGTGTATGGTCTGTGGAAGGCACGGGGGGATTGCACAATCTGGTGGATTACGGCGGATTTCTGCCAAACGGCTGGACGGCGATTATTGCTGCCCTGCTGGTGGTGATGTTCTCCTATGGCGGCTCGGAGCTGATCGGGCTGACCTTGACCGAAACACAAGACGTGGACAAAGTACTGCCTAAGGTAGTAAAAAGTTTTATTCTGCGGGTCATTCTTTTCTATACACTGCCGATTCTCGTGATTTGCAGCCTGATTCCCTGGAATCAGCTGAACAGTGAGAGCAGCCCCTTCGTCCAGGTGCTGGCCAGCACGGGAATGCAGGGATCAGCGCACGTGATGAATTTTATTCTCGTTACGGCGGTATTGTCTGCAGCCAACTCGGGGATTTACGGTGCCACCCGGATGCTCTATTCGATGGCGGCTAGCGGCGAAGCGTCGCCTTACTTGGCCCGCACAACGAAACGGGGAGTGCCGATGAACAGCCTGAAGCTGTGTGCGGCGGTATTAATCGGGGGCGCTATTCTGGCCTATCTCTTTCAAGACGGGTTATTCCGCTTCCTTATGGCGGTGCCGGGGTTTGTCGTGCTGCTGGTGTGGATCAGCATTTGCTTGTCCCAGCTGAAGCTGCGCCGCAGCTATCCCGTGCAGCCAAGCTTTCGCGTATGGGGGTTTCCTTATATTACGATCCTGGCTGTAGTGAGCCTGACGGTGATCGCCGTACTGTTTCTTTTTGATCGTCAAAATATGCTTAGTATCGGGGTGTGCCTGGTGTTCCTGCTCTTTTTGTATCTTTGGTCGCTGGTCAAGTTCAAGGGGCACGGCGGTAGGTGA
- a CDS encoding urea transporter, whose product MLIENAATGLIVLAAIVISSYPLGLIALACSVIGTWIGYSGGKNRATGARGAKIDGAMDGSASACGSAKTGTDGTGWNI is encoded by the coding sequence TTGTTAATCGAGAATGCGGCTACTGGACTGATCGTTCTGGCAGCTATTGTCATTTCCAGTTATCCGTTGGGATTGATCGCGCTGGCTTGTTCGGTGATAGGGACTTGGATCGGGTACAGCGGAGGGAAGAACAGGGCAACGGGTGCTAGAGGGGCTAAGATAGATGGAGCAATGGACGGGAGTGCTTCGGCTTGCGGTTCAGCGAAAACAGGAACGGACGGTACTGGCTGGAATATATAA
- a CDS encoding phosphatidate cytidylyltransferase, giving the protein MNSSLITLTLIFTALLVIQVIYYVLNKIQPDKDYAAIGTKIKTWWGMFFIFCLATLFNPVVSLLSLMVLTFFALKEYFSMIRSRKADRRLYLWAYLSIPVQFYWIYIEWYGMFIIFIPIYVFLFLPLPRLINKGTVGFLRSVSSTQWGLMLMVFGLSHLAYFQFATPEYGAGLVLFLVVLTQLNDVAHHVASLYFGKRKVVPTANPYLTWEGFAFAFLVTTAAAYLIHPYLTPLGPVFGVFSGMLISLSGFFGSLTVSVLKRDLLIGDDNKFDALKESYLSRVDSLAYTSPVIFHVIRYFFDFM; this is encoded by the coding sequence ATGAACAGCTCGCTCATAACTTTAACCCTGATTTTTACTGCATTATTAGTCATTCAGGTTATCTATTATGTCCTGAACAAAATACAGCCGGACAAAGATTACGCCGCTATCGGCACCAAAATCAAGACCTGGTGGGGCATGTTCTTTATTTTTTGTCTGGCCACTCTATTTAATCCGGTCGTTTCGCTGCTGTCCCTCATGGTGCTTACCTTCTTCGCGCTGAAGGAGTATTTCTCCATGATCCGCTCCAGAAAAGCCGACCGCAGATTGTATCTTTGGGCTTACTTGTCCATCCCGGTACAGTTTTACTGGATCTACATCGAGTGGTATGGGATGTTCATTATCTTTATCCCGATCTATGTGTTCCTATTCCTGCCGCTCCCGCGGCTGATCAACAAAGGCACGGTCGGCTTCCTGCGCAGTGTCAGCTCCACCCAGTGGGGACTCATGCTGATGGTATTCGGGCTTAGCCACCTCGCCTATTTCCAGTTTGCCACGCCGGAGTATGGCGCAGGGCTTGTATTGTTCCTGGTCGTGCTGACCCAGTTGAATGACGTCGCCCATCATGTGGCATCGCTTTATTTCGGCAAACGCAAAGTCGTTCCGACGGCCAATCCCTACCTGACCTGGGAAGGGTTTGCCTTCGCATTCCTGGTGACGACCGCAGCGGCCTATTTGATCCACCCCTACCTGACGCCACTCGGTCCTGTGTTCGGAGTGTTCTCCGGCATGCTGATCAGCTTGAGCGGGTTCTTCGGCAGCTTGACGGTTTCGGTGCTGAAGCGGGATTTGCTCATCGGCGACGACAACAAGTTCGATGCGCTTAAAGAAAGCTACCTCAGCCGGGTTGATAGTCTGGCTTATACTTCACCGGTTATTTTCCACGTTATTCGTTACTTTTTTGATTTCATGTAG
- a CDS encoding PhzF family phenazine biosynthesis protein, with protein MEFYIVDVFAEQKYQGNPLAVLLPDRELTTEEMQQIAKEINFSETTFIMSGKQRDGGYPVRIFTPDVEIPFAGHPSLGTAFVIHHRLDPDKSRHILLNLGVGQIPVSFAEGSDNELWMKQQQPVFGEAIVPSVIAEILQISVEDIQTAYPIHVSSTGLPSVIVPLETLDAVRKCEVDPRKYKAFLENIADANLLVFSEETLHEQNDLHVRVFVNDTGYYEDPATGSANGNLAGYLLKHKCLQKSEIQLRIEQGYAAGRPSLLHIDASKNGDAYDINIGGRVFFVAKGEWL; from the coding sequence GTGGAATTCTATATCGTTGATGTATTTGCAGAACAAAAATATCAAGGCAACCCGCTCGCCGTGCTGCTGCCGGACCGGGAACTGACCACGGAAGAGATGCAGCAGATCGCCAAAGAGATCAACTTCTCGGAAACGACCTTCATCATGTCGGGCAAACAGAGGGACGGGGGATACCCTGTGCGCATTTTTACCCCGGATGTGGAAATACCCTTTGCGGGACATCCTTCGCTTGGAACGGCCTTTGTCATTCATCACCGGCTTGATCCGGATAAGAGCAGGCATATTCTCCTGAATCTTGGCGTGGGCCAAATTCCCGTCTCCTTTGCCGAAGGATCAGACAACGAGTTATGGATGAAGCAGCAGCAGCCTGTATTCGGGGAGGCTATCGTTCCTTCCGTGATCGCAGAGATACTCCAAATTTCTGTCGAGGACATCCAGACCGCCTACCCCATCCACGTATCCTCAACAGGGCTTCCATCCGTCATTGTCCCTTTAGAGACCCTGGATGCTGTGCGAAAATGCGAGGTTGACCCTAGGAAGTATAAAGCCTTCCTCGAAAATATAGCGGATGCGAATCTCCTCGTGTTCTCCGAGGAGACCCTTCATGAGCAAAATGATTTGCATGTGCGGGTATTCGTCAATGACACGGGGTATTATGAAGATCCCGCTACCGGCAGTGCCAATGGGAATCTGGCAGGTTACCTGTTAAAGCACAAATGTTTGCAAAAGAGCGAAATTCAGCTTCGTATCGAGCAAGGGTACGCCGCTGGGCGTCCTTCCCTCCTGCACATAGATGCCTCTAAGAATGGTGATGCTTACGACATCAATATCGGCGGGCGGGTATTCTTTGTCGCCAAAGGCGAATGGCTGTAG
- a CDS encoding RNA polymerase sigma factor, which produces MTEEIYPSDKQLAASAVEGDFEAFRAIVGRYSKVLLSVAYSILGDCHEAQDAVQETFVKCYQNLHNLKDPATA; this is translated from the coding sequence GTGACCGAAGAAATTTATCCATCCGATAAGCAGCTGGCAGCAAGCGCAGTTGAAGGTGATTTTGAAGCGTTCCGGGCGATCGTGGGCCGCTATTCCAAAGTCCTTCTATCTGTGGCCTACAGCATATTGGGAGATTGCCACGAAGCCCAGGATGCCGTTCAAGAAACCTTTGTGAAATGCTATCAAAACTTACATAATTTAAAAGACCCCGCAACCGCATAA